One window of Pocillopora verrucosa isolate sample1 chromosome 9, ASM3666991v2, whole genome shotgun sequence genomic DNA carries:
- the LOC131793828 gene encoding uncharacterized protein — protein MSPPSCSAMEFHQHGTEISSPNEPFKNLSFTTLSSLEFEALNSLDESIRYHETNAVDENIQSSKELGRHDKKLENNDVMLLEPSNQATATRQPGKLNAGFILFDGAEMKYISNDGKDTETLSKPPEQPNTDGSFRSKSSECSTNISDQPAYLNLSSDDLVVRESFNDKNSRISLTPYKRLPTYVHFSTPQKFYLLSIGAATVLAANAFYMSIAFFLSFLGKQGLSEIGICLHIPFLASILFTLCGKKHWVPFIPTVPICLVLMAASVAVLPSLTAAGISLSIFVIYGVITINGLCAGLSQSLVNRMVVLFPGGKSSLLVRYGEGLGSLLPAVVQLILCLYLGINFTEPKLTDSTTLCLYALFGVVFLGIITGLVSFLKLRKSGIYELFAARDCIAHSPKNITLGSVPETAKRRYHTVKWYLLVEFTLSFTSYFVLSLAPSIHEATFESPQSNTEPFWRVYLATVLIAFFRAGHFFGEVLSRLCYNVQLKLDNDVKMFLYLSASVLRLGFIICAVIFTRSPFLVYNNLFMIGFFFLLAFTNSFLSVTMASSCQSLIRVQRNDTCPIVSQLLWIAEVLGANVGIALSFVQLTI, from the exons ATGAGTCCGCCTTCCTGTTCAGCGATGGAGTTTCACCAACATGGAACCGAAATTTCGTCCCCAAACGAACCGTTCAAGAACCTGTCTTTTACTACGCTATCGAGTTTGGAATTTGAAGCACTGAACAGTCTGGATGAAAGCATACGATATCACGAAACGAACGCTGTAGATGAGAACATCCAGTCTAGCAAGGAGCTGGGGAGACATGACAAGAAATTAGAGAACAATGATGTGATGTTGCTGGAACCTTCGAACCAAGCTACTGCAACAAGACAACCAGGAAAATTAAACGCTGGATTTATCTTGTTTGATGGAGctgaaatgaaatatatttcaaaTGACGGAAAAGATACAGAAACGCTATCAAAACCGCCGGAACAACCAAACACGGACGGAAGTTTCCGAAGCAAAAGTTCCGAGTGTTCTACAAACATTTCCGATCAACCAGCGTATTTGAATTTAAGCTCTGATGACTTAGTGGTGCGGGAGTCCTTCAATGACAAGAATTCGCGAATTTCGCTGACACCCTACAAAAGGCTACCAACCTATGTTCATTTTTCAACACCGCAAAAATTTTACTTGCTCTCTATTGGTGCAGCTACCGTGTTAGCAGCGAACGCGTTTTACATGAGTATTGCGTTTTTCCTTTCATTCCTCGGAAAACAAGGTTTGTCAGAAATAG gAATTTGTCTTCACATTCCGTTTCTAGCCTCCATTTTGTTTACACTGTGCGGTAAGAAACACTGGGTACCATTCATCCCGACTGTTCCCATCTGCCTCGTTTTGATGGCTGCCTCTGTGGCCGTACTCCCGTCTCTTACGGCAGCTGGGATTTCGCTGTCAATCTTTGTTATATATGGTGTAATAACAATCAATGGTCTCTGTGCAGGTCTCAGCCAATCATTAGTCAATCGTATGGTTGTGTTGTTTCCTGGCGGGAAAAGCAGCTTGCTGGTTCGCTATGGTGAAG GTCTTGGTTCTTTATTACCAGCAGTGGTTCAACTAATACTGTGTCTTTACCTTGGAATAAACTTCACCGAACCAAAGCTGACTGACTCAACCACACTTTGTCTTTACGCGTTGTTTGGTGTCGTGTTCCTTGGAATCATAACAGGACTGGTATCATTCTTAAAGCTACGTAAAAGTGGGATATATGAACTATTTGCGGCTCGTGACTGCATTGCTCACAGTCCTAAGAATATAACATTAGGATCTGTCCCAGAAACAGCTAAAAGACGGTACCACACAGTAAAGTGGTATTTACTTGTGGAGTTTACGCTCTCATTTACAAGTTACTTTGTGCTGTCTTTAGCACCGTCTATTCATGAAGCGACCTTCGAAAGTCCACAATCAAACACTGAACCTTTCTGGAGAGTCTATCTGGCTACAGTTTTGATCGCATTTTTCAGAGCTGGTCATTTTTTTGGAGAAGTTCTATCTCGTCTCTGCTACAATGTACAGCTAAAACTCGACAACGACGTTAAGATGTTCCTATATTTATCAGCGTCAGTTCTTCGCCTTGGTTTTATCATCTGTGCCGTGATTTTCACTCGTTCTCCTTTCTTAGTCTATAACAATTTGTTCATGATAGGCTTCTTCTTCCTGTTAGCTTTCACAAATAGTTTTCTGTCCGTTACCATGGCATCAAGTTGTCAGTCACTGATCAGGGTACAGCGAAACGACACATGCCCCATAGTGTCGCAGTTACTCTGGATTGCAGAAGTACTAGGGGCAAATGTTGGTATTGCCTTATCATTCGTACAACTGACAATTTAG
- the LOC131793833 gene encoding uncharacterized protein, translating into MAEEFDLIPANEKCDTFKVVFDYYSPRAHFIILPRNEFISTYFELDQKARPKVVKSALSIVSGYKLQNSAILSIHFGSWLTTKDKFHAHICVDVEDYLAIFEENKQRIPGWPSSDYVTRQWKASKNPNDYPMNVRGYPFRTYYLEEVEAIREYRRSPTGESDSSCPPLPLNFLLHPSEPRVGFAVEKSKEPSSCESKFEALEAMINFAEQNNLTNIKSKDDTDGCHVCLVLDGRSNGFLLDEESQILVGFIQVTGLKFYRDLCPHGQRKGWFTKFRTKGDYKVLT; encoded by the exons ATGGCCGAGGAGTTTGATTTGATTCCTGCAAACGAAAAATGCGATACGTTCAAGGTAGTGTTCGATTACTACAGTCCCAGAgctcattttatcattttgccCCGCAATGAGTTTATAAGCACATACTTTGAGTTGGATCAAAAGGCCAGGCCGAAGGTAGTCAAATCAGCATTGTCGATAGTCTCTGGATATAAGCTTCAAAACTCGGCTATTTTGTCAATCCACTTTGGGTCGTGGTTGACAACTAAGGACAAGTTCCATGCACACATTTGTGTAGACGTAGAAGATTATCTCgctatttttgaagaaaacaagcaaagAATTCCCGGCTGGCCCTCGTCTGACTACGTCACGAGGCAATGGAAAGCGAGCAAAAATCCTAATGACTATCCAATGAACGTTCGCGGATATCCCTTCCGAACATATTACTTGGAAGAGGTCGAAGCCATTCGAGAGTATCGGAGAAGTCCAACTGGTGAGTCCGATAGCTCATGTCCTCCTTTGCCGCTCAACTTTCTCCTCCATCCGTCGGAACCAAGGGTCGGATTTGCAGTCGAGAAGTCGAAGGAACCAAGCAGTTGTGAGTCTAAGTTTGAAGCCCTAGAAGCGATGATCAACTTTGCAGAACAGAACAACCTTACCAACATTAAATCGAAAGATGATACCGATGGATGCCACGTGTGTTTGGTCCTTGATGGAAGGTCGAATG GCTTCCTTTTGGATGAGGAGTCTCAGATTCTCGTCGGCTTTATTCAAGTAACTGGACTGAAGTTCTACAGAGATTTGTGTCCTCATGGCCAGAGAAAAGGGTGGTTCACCAAATTTAGAACAAAGGGCGATTACAAAGTGTTAACCTGA
- the LOC131793834 gene encoding uncharacterized protein → MAEEFDLIPPKEVSDTFKVVFDLYSPRAHFIILPRNKHTGTFVKLDQKVRLKIVESAWSIVSGHKLQKSAVLSLHFGSWSTSKNKFHAHICVDVDDYLAIYERNEQTILNFPLSKYISKEWKASKNPEDYAINVRRYPFKTYFKEEVKAIREYRRSPTGESDSSCPHLPFAFLFHPSEPRVGFAVEKSEEPRSCESKFEALETMFNYAKDQNLTKINAKGGDEGCHLCLVLDRKSHGFLFDEESQILVGFIQVSGLKFYRDLCPDDKKDQWFANFSAKGDYRVST, encoded by the exons ATGGCAGAGGAGTTTGATTTGATTCCTCCAAAAGAAGTAAGCGATACGTTCAAGGTAGTGTTCGATCTCTACAGTCCCAGAGCTCATTTCATCATTTTGCCCCGCAATAAGCACACTGGAACATTCGTGAAGTTGGACCAAAAGGTCAGGCTGAAGATAGTCGAATCAGCTTGGTCGATAGTCTCTGGACATAAACTTCAAAAGTCGGCTGTTTTGTCCCTCCACTTTGGGTCCTGGTCTACATCAAAGAACAAGTTCCATGCACATATTTGTGTAGACGTAGACGATTATCTCGCTATTTATGAGAGGAACGAGCAAACAATTCTCAACTTTCCCTTGAGTAAGTACATCTCAAAGGAATGGAAAGCAAGCAAAAATCCAGAAGATTATGCGATCAACGTTCGCAGATATCCCttcaaaacatatttcaagGAAGAGGTCAAAGCCATTCGAGAGTATCGTAGAAGTCCAACTGGTGAGTCCGATAGCTCATGTCCTCATTTGCCGTTCGCCTTTCTCTTCCACCCGTCGGAACCAAGAGTCGGATTTGCAGTCGAGAAGTCGGAGGAACCAAGAAGTTGTGAGTCTAAGTTTGAAGCCCTAGAAACGATGTTCAACTATgcaaaagaccaaaacctcACCAAAATTAATGCGAAAGGTGGTGACGAGGGATGCCACTTGTGTTTGGTCCTTGATAGAAAGTCGCATG GCTTCCTTTTTGACGAGGAGTCTCAGATTCTCGTTGGCTTCATTCAAGTATCTGGACTGAAGTTCTACAGAGATTTGTGTCCTGATGACAAGAAGGATCAGTGGTTCGCCAACTTTAGTGCGAAGGGCGATTATAGAGTATCTACCTGA